In Nocardia sputorum, a single genomic region encodes these proteins:
- a CDS encoding DEAD/DEAH box helicase → MDLTELLDIPGTDADALYESFGMWAAEQGTPLYPAQDEALLELASGSNVILATPTGSGKSLVAVGAHLFALTQGLRTYYTAPIKALVSEKFFALCEVFGAERVGMVTGDAAVNPEAPIICATAEILANLALREGADAAVGQVVMDEFHFYADPDRGWAWQVPLLELPRAQFLLMSATLGEVDFFVRDLERRTGRSTAVVAGTERPVPLTFSYARTPITETLEELVTTHQAPVYVVHFTQAAALERAQALTSVNFATRAEKDAIADALGEFRFAAGFGKTLSRLIRHGIGVHHAGMLPKYRRLVERLAQDGLLKVVCGTDTLGVGINVPIRTVLLTGLTKFDGVRTRRLKAREFHQIAGRAGRAGYDTMGTVVVQAPEHEVENTRLLAKAGDDPKKQRKVQRRKPPEGFVSWSEETFDRLVAAQPEPMVSRFAVTNAMLLNVIARPGNCFTAMRHLLEDNHEPRPAQRRHILRAIRLYRALRDAGVVQQLPEPDAQGRRARLTVDLQRDFALDQPLSPFALAALDLLDKQSPSYTLDVVSLIESTLEDPRQLLMAQQHKARGEAIAEMKADGIDYDERMELLEEVTWPKPLAELIEPAYETYRAGHPWVSEFAPAPKSVVRDMVERAMTFAELISFYELARSEGVVLRYLADAYRALRRTVPDSARTEELDDITEWLGELVRQVDSSLLDEWEQLTNPGAETDADQVAFGAETVRPISANERAFRVMVRNAMFRRVELAALRRWNELAALGPGPDWAEAFADYYAEYERIGTGPDARGPQLFQVERRPGFWHVRQVLDDPAGDHGWSIDAVVDLAESDAAGEVVFDDVTVSAG, encoded by the coding sequence GTGGATCTGACCGAACTGCTCGACATCCCGGGGACCGACGCCGACGCGCTCTACGAGTCGTTCGGGATGTGGGCCGCCGAGCAGGGCACCCCGCTCTACCCGGCGCAGGACGAGGCACTGCTCGAGCTGGCCTCCGGATCCAACGTCATCCTCGCCACCCCAACCGGTTCCGGTAAATCACTCGTCGCGGTCGGCGCGCATCTGTTCGCGCTGACCCAGGGTTTGCGCACGTACTACACCGCTCCGATCAAGGCGCTGGTGAGCGAGAAATTCTTCGCCCTCTGCGAGGTGTTCGGGGCCGAACGCGTCGGCATGGTCACCGGCGACGCCGCGGTGAATCCGGAGGCGCCGATCATCTGCGCGACCGCGGAGATCCTGGCCAACCTGGCGCTGCGGGAAGGCGCGGACGCCGCCGTCGGCCAAGTCGTGATGGACGAATTCCACTTCTACGCCGACCCCGACCGGGGGTGGGCCTGGCAGGTGCCGCTGCTCGAACTGCCCCGCGCCCAGTTCCTGCTCATGTCGGCCACGCTCGGCGAGGTCGACTTCTTCGTCCGCGACCTGGAGCGCCGGACCGGCCGCTCCACCGCGGTCGTCGCGGGCACCGAGCGTCCCGTGCCGCTGACCTTCTCCTATGCCCGCACGCCGATCACGGAGACACTGGAAGAGCTGGTCACCACCCATCAGGCCCCGGTGTATGTGGTGCACTTCACCCAGGCCGCCGCGCTCGAGCGTGCCCAGGCGCTGACGAGTGTGAATTTCGCGACGCGCGCGGAGAAGGACGCGATCGCCGACGCGCTGGGCGAGTTCCGGTTCGCCGCCGGGTTCGGCAAGACGCTGTCGCGGCTGATCCGGCACGGCATCGGCGTGCATCACGCGGGCATGCTGCCCAAGTACCGGCGCCTGGTGGAGCGACTCGCCCAGGACGGCCTGCTGAAGGTGGTGTGCGGCACCGACACCCTCGGCGTCGGCATCAACGTGCCCATCCGCACGGTGCTGCTCACCGGGCTGACCAAGTTCGACGGCGTGCGCACCCGCAGGCTCAAGGCGCGGGAGTTCCACCAGATCGCAGGCCGCGCCGGGCGGGCTGGTTACGACACCATGGGCACCGTTGTCGTGCAGGCTCCCGAACACGAGGTGGAGAACACCCGGCTGCTGGCCAAGGCGGGCGACGATCCGAAGAAGCAGCGCAAGGTGCAGCGGCGCAAACCGCCGGAAGGCTTCGTCTCCTGGAGTGAGGAGACCTTCGACCGCTTGGTCGCCGCGCAGCCGGAGCCGATGGTGTCGCGGTTCGCGGTCACCAACGCCATGCTGCTGAACGTGATCGCCCGGCCGGGCAACTGCTTCACCGCGATGCGTCACCTGCTGGAGGACAACCACGAGCCGCGTCCCGCCCAGCGCAGGCACATCCTGCGCGCCATCCGGCTGTACCGCGCGCTGCGCGACGCCGGGGTGGTGCAGCAGCTGCCGGAACCCGACGCGCAGGGCCGACGCGCACGCCTGACCGTCGACCTGCAGCGTGATTTCGCCCTCGATCAGCCGCTGTCGCCGTTCGCGCTGGCCGCGCTGGACCTGCTGGACAAACAATCCCCGAGTTATACCCTCGACGTGGTGTCGCTCATCGAATCCACCCTGGAGGATCCGCGCCAGTTGCTGATGGCCCAGCAGCACAAGGCGCGCGGCGAGGCGATCGCGGAGATGAAGGCCGACGGCATCGACTACGACGAGCGGATGGAACTGCTCGAAGAGGTCACCTGGCCGAAGCCGCTGGCCGAACTCATCGAACCGGCCTACGAGACCTATCGCGCCGGGCACCCGTGGGTGTCGGAGTTCGCGCCCGCGCCGAAGTCGGTGGTCCGCGACATGGTCGAACGAGCCATGACCTTCGCGGAGCTGATCTCCTTCTACGAGCTGGCCCGCTCCGAGGGCGTGGTGCTGCGCTATCTCGCCGACGCCTACCGCGCGCTGCGGCGCACGGTGCCCGATTCGGCGCGCACCGAGGAACTGGACGACATCACCGAATGGCTCGGAGAGCTTGTCCGCCAAGTCGATTCGAGCCTGCTCGACGAATGGGAGCAACTGACCAACCCGGGCGCGGAGACCGACGCCGACCAGGTCGCGTTCGGCGCGGAGACGGTGCGCCCGATCTCGGCCAACGAGCGCGCGTTCCGGGTCATGGTCCGCAACGCGATGTTCCGCCGCGTCGAGCTGGCCGCTCTGCGGCGCTGGAACGAGCTGGCCGCGCTCGGCCCCGGCCCGGATTGGGCGGAAGCTTTCGCCGATTACTACGCGGAATACGAGCGGATCGGCACGGGCCCCGACGCCCGGGGCCCGCAACTGTTCCAGGTGGAACGAAGACCCGGATTCTGGCATGTGCGGCAGGTGCTGGACGACCCGGCGGGCGACCACGGCTGGTCGATCGACGCGGTGGTCGATCTGGCCGAGTCCGACGCGGCGGGCGAGGTCGTCTTCGACGACGTCACCGTGTCCGCCGGCTGA
- the speD gene encoding adenosylmethionine decarboxylase, whose translation MTAEFTGWHVLAEFGGVDADLCDDLERLESALRESLIAAGVTICDVVHKKFEPQGVTVLALLSESHASIHTYPESGDIFVDVFTCGSIGAGASKAVELLRDALAPKDVRMQVIRRGHGSQRIEEPVGAGLTRIWDLHEVIVDTHTPYQHMVIARTEQGISLFSDDDRQSTEFSQLTYHEAMMVPAFVLAEKLDKVLIVGSGEGVASQMSVAAGATHVDHVDIDQLEVELCAEHLPYGYSTDELAAAVAGEGPIKVHYADGWDFLATAEQAGTRYDVVVIDLPDERVEDAQHNRLYEAEFLSRCRALLAPGGVLCAQAGCATMWRNETLKRSWQRFHEQFGTVVHYGSDEHEWSFLFGLVDAVEDPVGRMTDRLALLPYKPETIDARALVRGAIEPHALRV comes from the coding sequence ATGACGGCGGAATTCACCGGTTGGCATGTGCTGGCCGAGTTCGGTGGTGTCGACGCAGATCTCTGCGACGATCTCGAACGACTCGAATCGGCGTTGCGTGAGTCTCTGATCGCGGCGGGCGTCACCATCTGCGATGTCGTACACAAGAAGTTCGAACCGCAGGGGGTGACCGTCCTCGCGCTGTTGTCGGAGTCCCACGCCTCGATTCACACTTATCCGGAGTCCGGCGACATCTTCGTCGACGTGTTCACCTGCGGCAGCATCGGCGCGGGCGCGTCGAAGGCGGTTGAGCTGCTTCGAGACGCCTTGGCTCCCAAGGACGTTCGCATGCAGGTCATCCGCAGGGGGCACGGCAGCCAGCGGATCGAGGAGCCGGTGGGCGCGGGTCTGACCCGCATCTGGGACCTGCACGAGGTGATCGTCGACACCCACACCCCCTACCAGCACATGGTCATCGCGCGGACCGAGCAGGGCATCAGCCTGTTCTCCGACGACGACCGCCAGTCCACCGAGTTCTCCCAGCTCACCTACCACGAGGCGATGATGGTGCCCGCCTTCGTGCTGGCCGAGAAGCTGGACAAGGTGCTCATCGTCGGTTCCGGCGAGGGCGTGGCCAGTCAGATGTCGGTGGCCGCGGGCGCCACCCACGTCGACCACGTCGACATCGACCAGCTCGAGGTGGAGCTGTGCGCCGAGCACCTGCCCTACGGGTACTCCACCGACGAGCTGGCCGCCGCCGTCGCGGGCGAAGGGCCGATCAAGGTGCACTACGCCGACGGCTGGGACTTCCTGGCCACGGCCGAGCAGGCGGGCACTCGCTACGACGTCGTCGTGATCGACCTGCCGGACGAGCGCGTGGAGGACGCGCAGCACAATCGCCTCTACGAGGCGGAGTTCCTGTCCCGATGTCGTGCGCTCCTCGCGCCCGGCGGCGTGCTGTGCGCCCAGGCCGGGTGCGCGACGATGTGGCGCAACGAGACCTTGAAGCGCTCCTGGCAGCGTTTCCACGAGCAGTTCGGCACCGTCGTGCACTACGGCAGCGACGAGCACGAGTGGTCGTTCCTGTTCGGCCTGGTGGACGCGGTCGAGGACCCGGTCGGCCGGATGACCGATCGTCTGGCGCTGCTGCCCTACAAGCCCGAGACCATCGACGCGCGGGCGCTGGTGCGCGGCGCGATCGAACCGCACGCCCTGCGGGTCTAG
- a CDS encoding gamma-glutamylcyclotransferase family protein, with amino-acid sequence MEPAALGEGRLSGLSGMDHALFAYGTLQFPEVLEALLGRVPTLEPAELTGWRAAALPRRLYPGLVAAARGLARGAVLSGLTAAEWAILDAFEDDEYDLRRVRINGRDAPVWTYVWTVPADPVDWDRERFAAVHLGDFAARSARWRQDPESFGRSAGPGWGGALG; translated from the coding sequence GTGGAACCGGCGGCGCTGGGAGAGGGGCGGCTGAGCGGCCTGTCCGGGATGGACCACGCGCTGTTCGCCTATGGCACCCTGCAGTTTCCCGAGGTGCTGGAGGCGCTGCTCGGGCGCGTTCCCACGCTCGAACCGGCCGAGTTGACCGGATGGCGCGCTGCCGCGCTGCCGCGACGGCTCTATCCGGGACTGGTCGCCGCGGCGCGGGGACTCGCCCGCGGCGCTGTGCTGAGCGGCCTCACGGCGGCGGAGTGGGCAATCCTCGACGCGTTCGAGGACGACGAGTACGACTTGCGCCGAGTGCGCATCAACGGGCGGGATGCTCCGGTGTGGACCTACGTCTGGACCGTGCCTGCGGATCCCGTGGATTGGGACCGGGAGCGTTTCGCCGCCGTGCACCTCGGGGATTTCGCCGCTCGATCCGCCCGGTGGCGGCAGGACCCGGAAAGCTTCGGCCGTTCGGCCGGGCCTGGATGGGGAGGGGCTCTCGGGTAG
- a CDS encoding peroxiredoxin, with product MALLTIGDQFPAYNLTAVIGGDLSKVDAQQPDDYFTQITSDDHAGKWRIVFFWPKDFTFVCPTEIAAFGKLNEEFEDRDAQVLGASVDNEFVHFQWRAQHEDLKTLPFPILSDLKRELATATGVLNADGVADRATFIVDPNNEIQFVSVTAGSVGRNVDEVLRVLDALQSDELCACNWKKGDPTINAAELLAASV from the coding sequence ATGGCCCTGCTGACCATCGGCGACCAATTCCCGGCATACAACCTCACCGCGGTCATCGGCGGTGACCTGTCGAAGGTCGACGCTCAGCAGCCCGACGACTACTTCACCCAGATCACCAGCGACGACCACGCCGGCAAGTGGCGGATCGTCTTCTTCTGGCCGAAGGACTTCACTTTCGTGTGCCCGACGGAGATCGCCGCGTTCGGCAAGCTCAACGAGGAGTTCGAGGACCGCGACGCGCAGGTGCTCGGCGCGTCGGTGGACAACGAGTTCGTGCACTTCCAGTGGCGGGCGCAGCACGAGGACCTCAAGACCCTCCCCTTCCCGATCCTGTCGGACCTCAAGCGCGAATTGGCCACGGCCACCGGCGTGCTCAACGCCGACGGCGTCGCCGACCGCGCCACCTTCATCGTCGACCCGAACAACGAGATCCAGTTCGTCTCGGTCACCGCCGGTTCGGTCGGCCGCAACGTCGACGAGGTGCTGCGCGTGCTGGACGCGCTGCAGTCCGACGAACTGTGCGCCTGCAACTGGAAGAAGGGCGACCCCACCATCAACGCCGCCGAACTTCTGGCCGCCAGCGTCTGA
- a CDS encoding tautomerase family protein has translation MPYVNIKVTDDGVTREQKARLIKGVTDLLEEVLGKAPASTYVVIDEVPVSNWGVGGVDVEQWRERQRS, from the coding sequence ATGCCTTACGTCAACATCAAAGTGACCGACGACGGCGTCACCCGCGAACAGAAGGCGCGGCTGATCAAGGGCGTCACGGATCTGCTGGAAGAGGTGCTCGGCAAGGCGCCCGCGAGTACGTATGTCGTGATCGACGAGGTGCCCGTGTCGAACTGGGGTGTAGGCGGGGTCGACGTCGAGCAGTGGCGCGAGCGGCAGCGTTCCTGA
- a CDS encoding carboxymuconolactone decarboxylase family protein produces MSIENLKNSLPEYAKDLKLNLSSLARTTVLNEQQLWGTLLASAAATRSTTTLREIAEDAADVLSAEAYNAALGAASIMGMNNVFYRSKAFLGGRYDDLRAGLRMQIIGTPGVDKADFELWSFAVSSINGCAHCLEAHEHTLREAGVSREVIFESLRAAAIVAGVGQAVQSTEALSPAAI; encoded by the coding sequence ATGAGCATTGAGAACCTGAAGAACTCCCTTCCCGAGTACGCCAAGGACCTCAAGCTCAATCTTTCATCCCTCGCGCGCACCACCGTGCTGAACGAACAGCAGCTGTGGGGCACCCTGCTGGCGTCGGCGGCCGCGACCCGGTCGACGACCACGCTGCGCGAGATCGCCGAGGACGCCGCCGACGTGCTGTCGGCGGAGGCGTACAACGCCGCGCTCGGCGCCGCCTCGATCATGGGCATGAACAATGTGTTCTACCGGAGCAAGGCGTTCCTCGGCGGCCGCTACGACGACCTGCGGGCCGGGCTGCGCATGCAGATCATCGGCACGCCGGGGGTCGACAAGGCCGACTTCGAACTCTGGTCGTTCGCGGTCTCCTCGATCAACGGCTGCGCGCACTGCCTCGAGGCGCACGAGCACACGCTGCGCGAAGCGGGCGTGTCCCGGGAAGTGATCTTCGAATCGCTGCGCGCCGCCGCCATCGTGGCCGGTGTCGGCCAGGCTGTGCAGTCGACCGAGGCCCTCAGCCCGGCCGCGA
- a CDS encoding PAC2 family protein, translated as MDYESRMYELEFPAPQLSSADGAGPVLVHGLEGFTDAGHAVRLATTHLRESLESELVASFDVDELLDYRSRRPLMTFKTDHFSQYAEPELNLWALRDTAGTPFLLLAGLEPDLRWEKFTTAVRLLAEQLGVRRSIGLSAIPMAIPHTRPLGVTAHSSNRDLISDHQRWPGELQVPGSASSLLEFRMAQHGHESVGFSVHVPHYLAQTAYPEAAQTLLENVADNAGLEFPLAALGEAAARVREQVNEHIAGNVEVETVVHALERQYDSFVTAQERQSSLLVGDGELPSGDELGAEFERFLAEQSRNKDEDEQD; from the coding sequence ATGGACTACGAGTCGCGAATGTACGAATTGGAGTTCCCCGCTCCGCAGCTGTCGTCCGCCGACGGTGCGGGCCCGGTCCTGGTGCACGGGCTGGAAGGTTTCACCGACGCCGGGCACGCGGTGCGGCTGGCGACCACGCATCTGCGCGAGAGCCTCGAGAGTGAACTCGTCGCCTCCTTCGATGTGGACGAGCTGCTGGACTACCGGTCGCGGCGTCCGCTCATGACCTTCAAGACCGATCACTTCTCCCAATACGCCGAGCCGGAACTCAACCTCTGGGCCTTGCGCGACACCGCGGGGACTCCGTTCCTGTTGCTCGCCGGTCTGGAACCGGACCTACGCTGGGAGAAGTTCACCACGGCGGTGCGGTTGCTCGCCGAACAGCTGGGCGTGCGCCGCAGCATCGGCCTGAGCGCCATTCCGATGGCGATCCCGCACACTCGCCCGCTCGGCGTCACCGCGCATTCCTCCAACCGCGACCTGATCTCCGACCATCAGCGGTGGCCGGGGGAACTCCAGGTGCCGGGCAGCGCGTCGTCGCTGCTGGAATTCCGCATGGCGCAGCACGGGCACGAGTCGGTCGGGTTCTCGGTGCACGTGCCGCACTACCTCGCGCAGACCGCCTACCCGGAGGCCGCGCAGACGCTGCTGGAGAACGTCGCGGACAACGCCGGCCTGGAGTTCCCGCTGGCCGCGTTGGGCGAGGCCGCCGCGCGGGTGCGCGAACAGGTCAACGAGCACATCGCGGGCAACGTCGAGGTGGAGACCGTCGTGCACGCCTTGGAGCGGCAGTACGACAGCTTCGTCACCGCGCAGGAGCGGCAGTCGAGCCTGCTGGTGGGCGATGGCGAGCTGCCGAGCGGTGACGAGCTGGGCGCCGAGTTCGAGCGATTCCTCGCCGAGCAGAGCCGCAACAAGGACGAGGACGAGCAGGACTGA
- a CDS encoding SDR family NAD(P)-dependent oxidoreductase — protein sequence MAKTVIVTGSSSGIGRDIARAFTERGDNVVLNGRDEEKLARVAAELGAPRRVATVAGDIGAATTGAALVGVAVERFGGVDVLVNNAGIFGAKPFVDVTEQDLDGYLNGNLKGTYFTTQAVVRRFLAQARGGSIVNIGTVLIDHALAGLPATAALVSKGGVHALTTSLAAELAADGIRVNAVAPGIIRTPLFGDGDESASAGLALLNRIGEVAETTAAVLYLADAEFTTGHILPVDGGFISGRAA from the coding sequence ATGGCGAAGACGGTCATCGTGACCGGTTCCTCCAGCGGGATCGGTCGCGACATCGCACGGGCGTTCACCGAACGCGGCGACAACGTCGTGCTCAACGGACGGGACGAGGAGAAACTGGCGCGGGTGGCCGCCGAACTGGGCGCGCCGCGGCGAGTGGCCACTGTGGCGGGTGACATCGGCGCAGCCACGACCGGAGCGGCCTTGGTCGGTGTCGCCGTCGAGCGGTTCGGCGGCGTGGACGTGCTGGTCAACAACGCGGGCATCTTCGGGGCGAAACCCTTCGTCGACGTCACCGAGCAGGACTTGGACGGCTACCTGAACGGCAACCTCAAAGGCACCTATTTCACCACGCAGGCGGTGGTGCGGCGGTTCCTGGCGCAGGCGCGCGGCGGCAGCATCGTGAACATCGGCACGGTGCTGATCGACCATGCGCTCGCCGGTCTGCCCGCCACGGCGGCCTTGGTCAGCAAGGGCGGCGTCCACGCGCTCACCACCAGCCTCGCCGCCGAACTCGCGGCCGACGGCATCCGGGTCAACGCGGTCGCTCCCGGCATCATCCGCACTCCGCTGTTCGGCGACGGCGACGAGTCGGCCTCGGCCGGGCTCGCGCTGTTGAACCGGATCGGCGAAGTCGCCGAGACAACCGCCGCGGTGCTGTATCTGGCCGATGCGGAGTTCACGACCGGACACATTCTCCCCGTGGACGGCGGGTTCATCTCGGGAAGGGCGGCTTGA
- a CDS encoding TetR/AcrR family transcriptional regulator — protein MVRPRRSEDTRRLLVEEGAAGFLTNGYHGTGLKQILDKVGVPKGSFYNYFDSKESFGRAIIEHHSLCVQRNLTEAFATAPDPVSGLRAFFARLMDDFVAADFTGGCLIANLGGELEGSDLLRQSLSAAWNAWRERVAEQLAHGQRLGMIRADIDAGELADLLLESWEGAVIRMKMERTLTPLHKCLDRLLGDYFLP, from the coding sequence ATGGTACGACCCCGGCGCAGCGAGGACACTCGGCGGCTTCTCGTCGAAGAGGGCGCCGCGGGGTTCCTGACCAACGGCTACCACGGCACGGGGCTCAAGCAGATCCTCGACAAGGTCGGCGTGCCGAAGGGTTCGTTCTACAACTACTTCGACAGCAAGGAGAGTTTCGGGCGCGCGATCATCGAGCATCACTCGCTGTGCGTGCAGCGCAACCTGACCGAGGCGTTCGCTACCGCCCCGGACCCGGTGAGCGGCCTACGGGCGTTCTTCGCCCGGTTGATGGACGATTTCGTGGCGGCCGATTTCACCGGCGGCTGCCTCATCGCGAATCTGGGCGGCGAGCTGGAAGGCAGCGATCTCTTGCGGCAATCGCTGTCGGCGGCGTGGAACGCGTGGCGCGAGCGCGTCGCCGAGCAACTCGCGCATGGCCAGCGCCTCGGGATGATCCGCGCCGACATCGACGCGGGTGAGCTGGCGGATCTGCTGCTCGAATCCTGGGAGGGAGCGGTGATCCGGATGAAGATGGAGCGCACCCTGACACCCCTGCACAAGTGCCTGGATCGTTTGCTCGGCGACTACTTCCTGCCCTGA
- a CDS encoding hydrogen peroxide-inducible genes activator: MTDQTYQPTLSQLRAFVAIAEYRHFGTAAARLGVSQPTLSQALAALEQGLGLQLIERSTRRVLVTAAGMRLLPKAMATLEAADRFVASATGDGLGGTLRMGIIPTVAPYVLPGLLPELRKRLPELRPQIVEDQTARLLDGLRTGVLDVALLAVPTEMPGLVEIPLYSEEFVLVTPRGHELAGRTDLAAAVLDAQPLLLLDEGHCLRDQTLEACRSADVHPAAVGDTRAASLSTVVQCVAGGLGVTLIPQMAVAAETAGGTLDVAHFATPAPGRTIGLVFRTSSARADDYEYLAAIVRAQRPM; this comes from the coding sequence GTGACTGATCAGACTTATCAGCCCACCCTGTCACAGCTGCGTGCGTTCGTGGCGATCGCGGAATATCGCCATTTCGGCACCGCGGCCGCCCGTCTCGGTGTGAGTCAGCCCACGTTATCGCAGGCGCTCGCCGCCCTGGAACAGGGGCTCGGGCTCCAGCTGATCGAGCGCAGCACCCGGCGGGTGCTGGTGACCGCCGCGGGAATGCGCTTGCTGCCCAAAGCGATGGCGACGCTGGAGGCCGCCGACCGCTTCGTCGCGTCGGCGACCGGGGACGGACTCGGCGGCACGCTGCGCATGGGCATCATCCCGACGGTCGCTCCTTATGTGCTGCCCGGGTTGCTGCCGGAGCTGCGCAAGCGGCTGCCCGAGTTGCGCCCGCAGATCGTCGAGGACCAGACCGCGCGGCTGCTGGACGGGTTGCGCACCGGCGTGCTGGATGTCGCGTTGCTGGCGGTGCCGACCGAGATGCCCGGCCTGGTCGAGATCCCGCTCTACTCCGAGGAGTTCGTGCTGGTCACGCCGCGCGGTCACGAGCTGGCCGGGCGCACCGACCTGGCGGCGGCGGTGCTGGACGCGCAACCGCTGCTGTTGCTGGACGAGGGGCACTGCCTGCGTGATCAGACCTTGGAGGCATGCCGCTCGGCCGACGTGCACCCGGCCGCCGTCGGCGACACCAGGGCCGCCTCCCTGTCGACCGTGGTGCAGTGCGTGGCGGGTGGACTCGGCGTGACCCTGATTCCGCAGATGGCCGTCGCGGCGGAAACCGCGGGCGGCACACTGGATGTCGCTCACTTCGCGACGCCCGCGCCCGGCCGCACCATCGGCCTGGTGTTCCGTACGTCCAGCGCTCGCGCCGACGACTACGAATATCTGGCCGCCATCGTTCGTGCTCAGCGGCCGATGTGA
- a CDS encoding sensor domain-containing protein, translating into MTVADSKRMRLGPVVSLVCAVLLAGCGSTVSGRPVSSAPTTVTRHVSAELPTLLPDPAQFPAPYTAVVLPQEAVAQAAGDLDGTGRGANVQPSRCVPPSQDFGPEHTAMAVGTDDITRATLTVELTRTGEPLAALRDRLGQCGSVRVNRAGAATTVTTELESPPPIDADDALSLRRTVRPESGGARLTQSMRTHVAQSGDVRITVTYMSFTEGEADIAALNALFATAVRKVRER; encoded by the coding sequence GTGACCGTGGCGGATTCGAAGCGCATGCGGCTGGGCCCGGTGGTATCCCTCGTCTGCGCGGTGCTGCTGGCAGGCTGCGGGTCGACGGTATCGGGGCGCCCGGTCTCCTCGGCGCCGACCACGGTGACCAGGCACGTGAGCGCAGAACTGCCGACTCTGCTGCCGGATCCGGCGCAGTTCCCGGCGCCGTACACGGCGGTGGTGCTGCCCCAGGAGGCCGTGGCCCAGGCGGCGGGTGACCTGGACGGCACGGGCCGCGGCGCGAACGTCCAGCCCAGCCGGTGTGTGCCGCCGAGCCAGGACTTCGGACCCGAGCACACCGCGATGGCGGTCGGCACGGACGACATTACGCGCGCCACACTGACCGTCGAATTGACCCGCACCGGCGAGCCGTTGGCGGCGCTGCGCGACCGGCTGGGGCAGTGCGGATCGGTGCGGGTGAACCGGGCGGGCGCCGCCACCACCGTGACGACCGAGCTGGAGTCGCCCCCGCCGATCGACGCCGACGACGCCCTCTCGCTGCGCAGGACGGTGCGGCCGGAATCCGGTGGCGCGCGGCTGACCCAATCCATGCGCACCCACGTCGCGCAGTCCGGGGATGTGCGAATCACGGTGACCTACATGTCCTTCACCGAGGGTGAAGCGGATATCGCCGCGCTGAACGCGCTGTTCGCCACCGCTGTGCGTAAAGTGCGCGAAAGATAG
- a CDS encoding type III PLP-dependent enzyme — translation MPESPYLVIHPERVRRNYRALDAALSTGDGAATRIRFAVKASPVPEIVRLLDEEGAEFDVASIGEIDLCLGLGVSPQRLCYGNPIKKTAHIARAYALGVRRYAFDTEDDLLRIAEHAPGSEVECRFLASAPESRTPFGTKFGCSPGEAFRLLVRARDLGLVVAGPYFHVGSQQLDPTAWRIGIEQAGRIAEALADKDIAVNSVNIGGGLPISYADPAPALGEIAAVVKHAAAEFLSGATGLVVEPGRALVGSAGTIHAEVVGVRTAPDGRRWVYLDIGRYNGMAETENEYIAYRFVTDRDGDPVDEAVVAGPTCDGDDVLYQRTRVLLPTTLRAGDRVRILDTGAYTASYSSVSFNGFPPLTVHVSGAERE, via the coding sequence ATGCCCGAATCGCCGTACCTTGTCATCCATCCCGAGCGTGTCCGCCGGAATTACCGCGCGCTCGACGCCGCCCTGTCCACGGGCGACGGCGCCGCGACGAGAATTCGTTTCGCCGTGAAGGCGAGCCCGGTGCCGGAGATCGTGCGCCTGCTCGACGAGGAAGGCGCGGAATTCGACGTCGCCAGCATCGGTGAGATCGACCTCTGCCTCGGGCTGGGCGTGTCCCCGCAGCGGCTGTGCTACGGCAACCCGATCAAGAAAACCGCGCACATCGCCCGGGCCTACGCCCTGGGGGTGCGACGCTATGCCTTCGACACCGAGGACGACCTGCTGCGGATCGCGGAGCACGCGCCCGGCTCGGAGGTGGAGTGCCGCTTCCTCGCCTCGGCGCCGGAGTCGCGCACGCCGTTCGGCACGAAGTTCGGCTGCAGCCCGGGTGAGGCGTTCCGGCTGCTGGTCCGGGCCAGGGATCTGGGGCTGGTCGTCGCCGGGCCGTACTTCCATGTCGGCTCCCAGCAACTGGACCCCACCGCGTGGCGGATCGGCATCGAGCAGGCGGGCCGGATCGCCGAGGCACTGGCCGACAAGGACATCGCGGTGAACTCGGTGAACATCGGCGGCGGGCTGCCGATCTCCTACGCCGACCCGGCGCCCGCGCTGGGCGAGATCGCCGCGGTGGTCAAGCACGCAGCGGCCGAATTCCTGTCCGGGGCAACCGGATTGGTCGTCGAACCCGGCCGGGCGCTGGTCGGTTCGGCGGGCACGATTCACGCCGAGGTCGTCGGCGTCCGCACCGCGCCGGACGGCAGGCGCTGGGTGTATCTCGACATCGGCCGCTACAACGGCATGGCCGAGACCGAGAACGAGTACATCGCCTACCGGTTCGTCACCGACCGCGACGGCGACCCCGTCGACGAGGCGGTGGTGGCCGGTCCGACCTGCGACGGCGACGATGTACTGTATCAACGCACGCGAGTCCTCCTACCGACCACGTTGCGAGCCGGTGATCGCGTTCGAATCCTCGACACCGGTGCCTATACCGCGAGCTATTCGTCGGTGTCCTTCAATGGTTTTCCGCCCTTGACCGTTCATGTCTCGGGCGCTGAGCGAGAGTGA